ACCCCGTTGGTCAAAGTGAGCTGGGACATGGGGCAGCCGCGGCATGCGCCGGTCAGCGTGACCTTGACGACCCCGTCTTCGGTGACTTCCACGAACTCTACATCGCCACCGTCTGCCTGGAGCGCCGGACGGATCTTGTCTAGTGCACTCTCAATGCGTTCACTTGCGATCATTGCAAGTCCTCCTCTGATTCGGACTGACCTAACACCATCTAATTGCCGACCTAAGCCGGTAACAAAGGATTCTAACACAGCTCCGAACATGCGACAGTCGTGGATTAAAGTGTC
Above is a window of Actinomycetota bacterium DNA encoding:
- a CDS encoding NifU family protein yields the protein MIASERIESALDKIRPALQADGGDVEFVEVTEDGVVKVTLTGACRGCPMSQLTLTNGVERVLKEEIPEVVRVEAV